The window GGCCGAGAGATGTCCGCGATGTTCGGGCGCGTGACATTTTTCTTATCGCTTCGTGTTGACGTTTTTATCGCATGTCGGTTGTACTTATTCATGTTTTCATTTGGTTTTCATTAATAAAATCTATATATCCAATTTTAATATTCCTGCGCACAAGGAAAAACCAGCAATGCCCTCACAAACGATCCTCGCACCCCAAGCCATCCTTCCGGACAGCCTCCGCCCTCAGCCTGCCACTATCGTATTCGATACCGATTCTGGGATCATTACTTCTGTGACTCTTGGTATTCACCAAGGTAAAGGAGAAGCCGATGTGTGGAAAATCGGGGAGGAAAAAGTCTTGCTTCCCGGTCTTATCGAGTACGTCCGTCGTCTTTTTTGTTACCACCTAATCTCATACTCTCATACTCTCCCAGCACACACGTCCACCTCAACCAACCCGGCCGTACCGCCTGGGAAGGTTTCCGTACCGGCACACTTGCCGCCATTTCCGGCGGTATCACCACGCTTATCGACATGCCTCTCAATTCTATCCCTCCTACCACCACGCTCTCTGGCCTCGCTACTAAAAAGGCTTCCGCCAAAGAGGTCGGGGTGAGCTGCGATTTGGGGTTTTGGGGTGGGATTGTCCCCGGGAATGAGGGAGAGTTGAGGGGACTTTGGGACGGAGGGGTAAAGGGGTTTAAATGTTTTCTGATTGAGTCGGGTGTCGAGGTAAGGCAGATGGGATTTGTGACAAAACTGAATTCGGGCTTTTAGGAGTTTCCATGTGTTGAGGAACAAGATATAATCAAAGCATGCGATGCTCTAAAAGTACGTCGTGTCTCGTTTTTCCTCACTAACACAAGTTTTAGGGTACCGACGCCCTTATCATGTTCCACGCCGAGCTCGACGCTCCCACCCATACCCACACCCATGCCACGCACCCCACATCGACCGACCCATCGGAATACTCTACATTCCTCGAATCACGTCCTCAACAATGGGAAATCTCTGCTCTCCAACTTGTTCTCCGTATCGCCCGATCTTACCCCGACTTACGGTTCCACATCGTCCATCTCTCCGCTTCCGATGCCGTGCCCCTCCTCCAATCTGCCCTCTTGGGTGACGGCGATACCAGCCCCCTAAAGAATCTGACGGTGGAGACATGTTTCCACTATCTCTGCCTTCAAGACACTGACATCCCACCGAACGCTACCCAATTCAAATGCTGCCCGCCTATCCGTGACGAATCCAACCGCCTAAAACTGATCGACGCGTTATTGGACGGCACGATCCAATACGTCGTATCGGACCATTCGCCCTGTGTGCCCGAGTTGAAAAAGGGGGATTTCACATCTGCCTGGGGGGGCGTATCCGGTCTAGGACTCGGACTTTCCCTCTTGTGGACGGAATTGGGAGTGGGGgtgggagggagagggagagggagagtggAGTTGGGGCAGATTGTAGAATGGATGGGTGGGGTGCAAGCAAAGCAAGTGGGGTTacaagggaagaagggggtGTTGCAAAAAGGGGCAGTAGCGGATTTTGTCGTGTTTGACCCGCATGCCACGTTTGAGGTTACGGCTGTATGTcacccatctccatctcatctccatctaTTCTTTCGAAACAAACGCGCGCTGACGCGACGCATTTTCACAGGAGACATTACGGTTCAAGAACAAAGTATCTCCATACATCGGCAAAACCCTCACCGGCGTTGTCGAAAAGACGTACCTCGGCGGCAAGTTGGTCTGGGACCATGGCAGGGAGAGCAACGAGACCCTTGGGAAGTTTGTCTAGGCGTCATGTACgtatatgtatatgtatatgtatatgtatGTATAGGATGGAGACAAATATGCCACGTTGGCGGGGTTAGTCGGCGGTAGGCTGGCAGTTAATTGTGACATCACCTGTATACCGAGTTTTGGCGGTGGCCGCCTGGCTTTTGATCCATGTACgatcccttctttccatacTTTATCCCACCACTCCAACCTCGACTTGATTTGCACCAACGTACACCAAACCATGTCCGCCCCCGCCGTTGACCTCAAGAAGCCCGTCCAGGAGCCTCagacggagaaggaagTCCAAAAAGGTCTTTCCGACGACGCGTGTGTCCTTTTCTCccgctcttctttttcacgGAAAACGTATTAGAGACCAAAAGCTGATCCAGGGATGGCCTTGTGAGTATAGTCTCACCAAGTACACTTCTGCCGGCCAAGCTTTGGGTGAGGTGCTCAAAAAGTTGATTCCCCAGATTACGCCTGGTAAAAAGGTTCTTGACCTCTGTATCGAGTACGTCTTGTCCACATCTTTTCTCAAGAGGTGGTGCGGTGTGAGCTACACAAGcagggggaggggaagaagaagaatgaagaaggggtaAATGGAAGCGGGTGTTAATGATTGTGCAGAGGTGATAAGCTTGTTGCCGAGGCTGTTGCGCCTCTTTGGAACAAGCCGAAGAACGGTATCAAGGTCGTCAAGGGTGAGTCTCCGTCTCGTAGTCAAACGTATCGCCTAACCATTATATAGGCTCTGCGTTCCCGACATCCATCTCTGTGAACAATGTCGTTTCGCACGTGTCTCCCCTCCCGTCTGACCCCGAGATTGAGCTCAAGGACGGCGATGTGGTCAAGATCATGCTCGGTATCCACCTCGACGGCTACCCCGTGACCCACGCCGAGACTATCCATCTGTCCTCCAAGACGGACGGTCTCGCCGCCGACGTTATCAAGGCGGCATACGACGCTGCTCAACTGGCTATGCGGACCCTGAAAGCGGGTGCGAAGAACTGGGACGTCACCGAGGTGGTGGACAAGGCCGTCAAGTCGTACGACTGTGTGGCGGTGGAGGGCATGCTGTCGTGCCAGCACGAGAAGAATGTGACGGATGGTAAGAAGCGGGTGTTGCTCAACCCATCACCAGAGTTGAGGAGGGACCACGAGACGGCGACGTTTGACGAGGGGGAAGTTTATGGTGTAGATGTCTTGGTCGTCACCGGTACCAACGGCAAGGTACACTCATCTTTCTCTAGGTCTGGGCGACAGCTGATTGTTTGTAGGCCAAGGCGGATCCGTCGCGAACATCCATCTACAAGCGAGGCGATACCAACTACCAgctcaagatgaagacttCGCGAGCCGTGTTTTCCGAGATTCAAAAGAAGGCTGGCGCTTTCCCGTTCACTCTTCGGGCGCTCGATGATGAGAAGCGGGCGAGGATGGGTGTCCAAGAGGCCGTTGCGCACGGTACGTTCTCTCAAATCGTTAAAGAAGAGGACTGATTTGTCGGGTAGGTCTTTTGAAGCCTTATGATATTGTCCAAACGGCCCCCGGTACACTCGTCGCCgaattcttcttcaccagtACGTCTCCTCCTGCCCTTTTTTGTCCAAAGCTAACATGATTACAGTCGCGCTTCTCCCCGCTGgacctcttctcttgtcCCCCACCCCCGCATGGTACTCTGCGTAAGTTTTCTCCATCCCGCTGTTCCTGCCCAGCTCACTTGCTATACTGCAGTGACAAGGTTGCATCCTCGAAATCGTtgcaagatgaagagctcAAGAACCTCATTGCGCAACCCCTGCGTGcgcccaagaagaagaagaaggctgccaaggaggagagcCAGGCGTAAGCGTACGGCTGGCGGCGGGAAGGCAAGTTGAATGGCTTGCGGGCCGGACCAAAGATGTTTTCCGGGCAAGCGTGAAATGGGTAGACTGCACAAGAATATATTTCAATACGCAAGCGCAAATGAATGCATGGAAGATGTCTATAAtaggcggcggcggcgatGACCGTGGGCGGGGACGGGCAGTGGCCGCGTGCGATAAGGCGAGATCGCTTGATACGTGTTCTCTCTCGCCACACTGCCGCACACTGCCGGAATGGGCACGAACGTCCACGTGGTGCTGCTGATACACGGACTGTGGGGCTCCCCCGCGCACCTGGCGGAGGCGAagcaggagctggaggcTGCgtggggggagggggagggggaggagctggtggtgatggtggcGGGGGGCATGACGTCGCAGCTCACATACGATGGCATCGACGTCTGCGCCAGCCGCGTGGCCTGGGAGGTGTGTCCCCCTCCCCCGTGCCcactcccccccccccgctGACAGCGCATAGCTCGACGAAAAGGTAAAGGAACTGGACGCACATGGGAAACACGTGGCCAAGTTCAGTCTCGCCGGGTACTCCTTGGGAGGGCGTATGTGCCGTGAATGACCCCCCCGCCCCCTGTCGCTGACCCCCCCCAGTCGTCGCAAGATACCTCGTCGgcctcctccactcccgctctccctccttcttccgcctccacAAGCCCGTCGCATTCTCCACGCTCGCTTCTCCCGTACGTCCCCCTCGCTCGACGCCACGTGCTGACCCGATGACCCCACAGCACTACGGTATCCCACGCTACAGTGAGTGAAACGATCTTTACACAAGGCTCATCATTCCCAgatactcttctttcaacagTCCTCTGCTGGCTCGGCGCACGCATCATGTCCCGATCAGGCGAACAGCTATACGTCGTCGACAGGTACGCGGACGACGATCCCAGGCCGCTGCTGGAAATCATGGCTGATCCCCGTGCGTCTCGTTTGTCTATACTCGGAGCCAAGATGGGAAGCTGAGAAAACGCAGGCTCGGTATTCTATCACGGTTTGGAAATGTTTGAGCGTCTATCCCTCTTTGCAGCCGCGTACGTCTACTCTCGCATCACCCCGATCCAAAATCCCAAACTCAAACTCGCATGAAACAGGATCAACGACAACTCGGTGCCCTACCCCACCGCCGCCATCGAAACAATCGACCACTTTGCTCAGTGGCAAGATCAGAGATTGATTGTTGATTATAACGACGCGGGCATAATTCGTTCTTGGTCGAGAGAACAGCATGATCCTCCTCccgatgaaaaggaaagggaaaagggagggagagtggtgaagaagagtttggGAACGTATATCGGTACACTACCCCCTGTACTAAGGTATCGCTTCCCATTCAACTATGCAAGTTGTCCCCCACTCCCCATCTTGACAAACCCTCAATCTGACAATATGGATGAATACCAGCTTATCatactcctcttcccaatcaTGCTGCCTATCGTCCTCTGCCTAATGCAAGTTCCCCCCTGTCCAAACACCATTTCTCAGCTGATGGGTTGAATTTTCAACAATCCTAGTTTGGCCCGCCAATCTCTCGATACTTCCCGATCGTACGTCATTTCTCCATTCCCCCTCTTTGCTAGATGATGACAAACTAACAAAAACGTCTTGAAAGGAAACGCCGGCTCCAACAACTCGCCCAAACATCCTCCGCCCCCACCCACCCCACCGCGTCCCCCTCCGGCCTATCTATCCAGCACCTCAGAGCTGCGATCCGGCATATCGAACGGAACCTCGAATCGGAAATCATCGAATCCATCGACGGTCCCGCACTTGACATTTACGACAACAACACACCGCTGGACCAAGTCGTTATCAAAGTCCAGCTGAAAGAATGTCAGTTCCGAATGGCACTTTGGTTAAACCAGTTACCGTTCAAAAAGTATCTCACGTGGTGGCCCGAAGTGACGAATGCACATGCTACTGCTATTGTCAGGTGCGTAAAGGcccatttttttttggattTTGGATCTTGACGCTCGATTAGGGATGCTCATTTATTTCCTCAAcatgaaagaggaagaggaatgCTCAAATTCTGGGCTCAAGTCATGCTTGGACAAGCTACCAATGTTTCATAGATTCAAATAATAAAAGGAAACGGTTTACAACAACGTTATAGATGTTTATAGAAATACCAAGATACGAAATTCATGTAGATATGCGATATGCCAAACAACTTGTTTATACTTTAATCTCCTTGTTGTACCCATCACCGTCCAATATCCTCTCGTAGCTTCTTACGAGCTCCTTCCACTAGAGAGTCTACGAGTTTACCCCGGAAATTAGGCAAATGACTCTTGGGATTATATAAAATAATGGCTTCACTAATGTGTCTACTCTCAGCAACAAGGCTGTCTGAAGATACAGAACAAGGCCGCTAAAGTATTTTGCCCAGCTCTAATTGTGATGTGTTCAGCCCCCACATCATCTCATGAAGCTCACCTCTTATCGGGGTCATCGCTCGGTCAACCTAAACATATGGATTCAGTCAGCTTCGTCCTCcatttgagaagagaagatgggaaagaTGCACATACTGAACGATCTTCAAAGATCTCTACGATATCCTTCACCCTCCCTACCGGTTTCCTTAAACGCCGCTCATCCATCGAGATAAACTTTTTGAGACCCCAGTTAGTTTTGATTGGGGGGTTTAAAAACCCTACCGTCCTTTGCGTTCTTTGTTTTTGGACAGCAGGGACATTGTTGACAATTCCCTTATTACTAGGAACCACAGCAGCGGCaggggcagcagcagcacctGTCTTTGAAAGCTCAATTTCCTTTGAGTGAATCACATCTAGCGGAAGACCCCAAGTCTTCAACACATCCTCAAAGAGCGTATTTTGATACTGCTCGTAAGAGTCAAACGAATCGTTGACGATGAAAAGACTTTTGCGCCTCGTTAGACTATGCtcaggaaaaaaaatgtcGGCTGAGATATTGAACTTGGGTGTAGGCGGTGTGGCTAATAGTGGGTTGTTCTGCAATATCAGCATTTGTACCTTTGGACAAAAGCTCACCTTGTGTGACCCAAGGCTGCTCGTCGTTTCCAAAGGTGTTTGCGTTTGCACAACATCTCCCCTAAAGATCGACACACCAGAGATATGGCCGTCGttcaaagaaagaggtACATCGATATACAGAGGTACAGGTTTCCTAGTGACGATACCGAGTTTTGAAGTAGAACGTTTGCAAAAAAGGTTGGATGCTGACCGTACACGTCGTGCCAACGGCGTACCAGTAGAGAATGTAGCGCGGGGTCCAAAGGGAGATTGTAAAGGTCGTTCCAAATGGGGGGAAATGACTTTTTGCATCGGGTGAGATGGCAAGGAACGCTTGGTTTCTGGCATGGCGCTGTCGTTAGTAATGTCACGAGTATCATTCGACGAACGTAAGGGGTAAATGACATTCTTGCTGAGCTGGAAAGCTTGGGTCGAAGACTTGGATATTTTTGCCCTCTTCTTGGATGTCAACTTTTGCCGTTCAGATTCTTCAGAAAATGGCTGTTGCGTGACTTTGGCAGGTACGACTGGGTGTTGTAATTCAGGAAGTTTGTCTACAAGTGTGGGTCATTACCTATTCTCAAAGTGTGACTAGTGCCACATACCTCCGACTTTGAAAACCGGTTCTGGCTCTtgcatttcttcttccttctcaacaagttCAAAACTCAACTCTTTCGTAGCCTTGTTGTTTAGCGTCTCCGTCTTTCTGAACACCTTGTCCGGCTTGGTGGTGTTGACTTTGAGGTCACTCTCATTATCCTTCACATTCGCTCCTGACCAAGGCCCCTTCTTGGCGCTATGCTTGATCTTTAATGCTCTTAAAATTTGGGCGACTACCGGTTCCTTCTTCCGTTCTTTTGGATCTTTATTATGGACTTGCGCAATGTAATAGATACCTTTCTTAACAGCCTTGGGTTCATCTGTGGCGACATTAAGATTACAGGACCGCAGGGGTTTGATGAGCTTCGAATGGGCGTGcttatccttttctttctctttggtTCTGGACATGGTCGGGGTAGAGAGGGGATGGGTTATCACTATCAAGAAAATCAAGATCAATAAAATGAAAATGGCTTGAGCAGTACTTGGGTTGGAAGAGTGGCGGGTTGAAAGACAAGAATTGGATTTGCGGTTGAGTCAACCGGACTAAAGAAAGAGGTCTATGCATAGTGGTTGTAGGAATACAAGTCAGAAGTCGCCACCAGATATATTAAAAGGAATCTCGTTGACCACTATGCATGCAATGTGCAAGAAAGTTGAAAGCCCCCTGCGACTCCCACAATCTACTTCATGATGTTGCTGGTCGGCCGATTCCGAAATCGACCGACGACATCTCAGCAACTTATattctcctcgtcttcgtcatcttACCTACCACATTTCCTGTCCCCCCCTATTAGTCCCCAGTAATGCCCTCCTTCCAAGTCGCCGTCCGTCCCCTCGCTGTATCATCTCGCCTACATCCTTGCGCCGCCCACACATGGCGTCGCAAGGCCCAGACGGCAGCCATGTCAGACGACTCCCTCAATCAgggctcatcatcgtcttaCGGCGCCTCTGGGTCAAAAGCTCACCCtagaaagggaaagggccGGCAGGATTCCCTAGCCCAGAGCTATAGGTTCCcggaaaaaggaagaaacggAGGACCACCAGATCCGTTTGAGGTTATGGCGCTTGATAGAAGCGCAACTCAGCAAGAAGTCAAGCAGCAATGTAAGTACTTTGCCTGCCCACAGTCAACGAGGTAAGAGCTAAGATGGCTGCTTATTTGCTCAGACTATAAACTGGCCCTTCTGCTACACCCCGATTCCTGCCACCCTTCATCGTCCCCCGATCACTTTGCAATGCTCAATAAAGCCTATAATCTCCTCTCGAAACAGTCTTCACGCTCCGCATTCCTCAAAACTGGCTACGGATGGGATGTTTCTAGTACATCTGGCGGTACTCAGTCATGGTCCGATTCCCTCATGCGCGCTGAAATCGCGAGGCGGCGAAGTGGAGGTACGGCTGCGTGGGACAGTGCGACTAGGGGATATAGAGATAGCGATGCGGGTAGAGGAGCTTGGGGAGGGTTTGATGGATCTCAAGGATGGAGACCGTACGAGGACCCGAGCAAGGGTTTCAGTCCTCCCATGTCGGGTTCAGGTGAGGAGAGGTACATGTCAAATCCGAGATTCCTTGCTGTCGTTGGTGTGGCGGTAAGGTTCTCTTGATATATTTGTTGTGAGTATAGGCTAATAGGTTTTTAGAGCGCTGTCATAGCATGGGTGCATTGGCATAGGCTAGGCTATGCAGCCGAGACTCACCGTGACATGCTTGACAAGCAAAATATTGAGTATGTTGTACAAAGAGTAACATAAAAAGGATTGTTTTTTGCTGACCATCCCTTGCAGCGCCGCGCGAGCTCTAGCACAAGCACGTTATGAAGCAGCTACATTTGGACAAGTACGACGAGAGCAAATACGACGTCGCGTCCGTGAAGCAGAGGTATTGAAGGAGCTGGAAAAGGCAGAGCAAGGACATATTGCTACGGCACGGCCGCCAACAACAGTTTATCCTTCATCTAACCGAGAGTGAAACCAGGAATCTGTCATTTGTATGTATGTTAAATCTAGTGCAATAACAATACAACCCAGGGAATCAATATCAGCCACCAACCAAACTTTTCTCTCGTTTCCCCATTCGTCGCTGCTACACTCGTGTTGGAAGCACAAGGGGTTCTATCATTAGTCTCTTGCCTACCTGGAGATGACTCACCCATGCGTTTTAGAATAAATGGGAGTCGGTATCCAGCCTGGTGGTCAGCTCAATAACTTTGGGATTATCGCTCACCATAGGTGATCCCAGTCTGCATCGACCAATCCGCCGCCTGCTCCGTTTTCCATGTCCACATCACCCAACCCGACTATCATTTTTCCATTCAACCAAATCTACCGTCTAACATTGGTTGAGCTAGAGACTTACCGCTTGCTCATAAACCCATGTCTGGGTTTCAAACGACTTTGCTAGATACTCGACATACTCGGCAGAAAACTTGCGAGGATCCGCACCCGTTTTACCGCCGCAGTCGCCAGGATATCGGAGCCTATTGACTCCTCGGTTGGTATCTCACGGCATAGGGGATCGATATGGACTCACGATGCAGATGTATTGAGCGTGTTATCATACCGCGCTCCCATCCCTCGACCATTCAACCAATACGCGCAATCCGTGTTGGCCGCTAAAATGATCAGCTTTCCGCTCCCAGCCTGGCGTCACTTACGAGCGAATTCCCCAACAATGGTCCAGTGAACATTGTTGGAAGTGACCAAGTAATCTTTCTGACCACAATACCAATCCAAACTCTCCGAATATCCCATCGTAATTAGGCCGGTGTCAAACCTAAAACAACATCAGCAACAATATTTGGAACGACAAACCTACATTGTGTATATATGCTAACTTGTCAGCAGCCAACTCTCAGTTATCGGACTTACTGTATTCATCGCAATATTACTATAGCTCGATCCCTGCATAAACGCTTCCCAAGTCTGCAACCCCTGAAACCCTTCATCGATCGCCACAACTACTTTGCTCGCCCCATCATTACTTCTCACAGTCCCATATCCTGCCTCATAATAGCTCTTCAAGATATCAAGCTCGGCAGTACTGTAAGGAAATGGTTCATTGATAAGCTCGATGGCAATGACGGTGTCATTATAGAACCACTGGGAAAATTCGGCTGTGAGGGCTTGgatggtggaaagagtACGCGGGATGTTGGTATCGTTGGTGGACCACTCTCTTACGCCTCGAATACCACTGGAGCCTGTCAGTGTCATCGTCATGTCATGTCATGTATGAGTTATACTTACGAATTGTCAAAGCCGTTTTGCCCTCCTACAGCAGATGAGCATTCACCGCTACAAATCACAATGACCTTAGGCAAAAGGTTTCTTCTTACCTGGACAGCCATGAACATCCACCATTACCTTTTTAaccatcaactcttcttctgcagcTCGCACTAAAATGTCTAATACTTACTTTCAGGTTTAGACTAGAAGCCCATGTTACTGCTAATTTGAGATAGTCATATGCGCCCACTAGATATGGTTCTCCATTCTCTAACGGTATGACTGACCAAACTATCCATTTATCAGTATGACCTGGCCAGGTTCTCAACTTACAGGCGATTTGTATCCTAATGGTGTTGAGCCCTACAGCTGCAATACTGTTCTCCGCCAGTCAATcgcctctttttttttggctcAATAGAAAGAAGTGGGAGGACTCACTTTTCAAGCTCTGTATGTGAGAACTATGTGTTCCAATGATTTCTTATCTCACCGATCGTATCGGTCCGATTATTCATATACACTCCATATGTCCACTCATCTATCACCCAGTCCGGCTTCCCTTCAAAGATAGATGGAGTTATCCAGGGCTACATTAGTCCGAGTGAGTGGAGTTCATCAGAATGAAGCTATACAAAGAATACACAATGACATGACGGAAGAAAAGAACGGACCTCTAGTACAAGCCAACCACCAATATTGACACCTCGCATAGGATCTGTCCCCCATGTGAAGCCTGGGGCAAGAGTTGTGCGTTTATTGAATATACTGTCATGATTACCTAAAACTAAGGTTCGGACAGGCAAAGTGATGGTAGATATTAGAAACTGTGATATTAAAAAGGCGCATGGTGAAAGTTTGACCATGTCTTTGGTTCTATGAGGAGCCAAGACAGGATTGTGAGTGGTCTTTGGGAATTATTTCGTGTTGTAGTAATAGGcattggagaaggaatttTTTTCTGATTTCTCATTAATTCTCTCTGCATGCCTCAGCATCACAGTTCCGGCGGTGCAGCAGGAACGTCTCAAGAACATGGTATGATGCTCAACGAAAAAAACACAAGGTACACATTGTAGAACATGATCAAAGGGGTGAAAAAGCTTACTTCGGATCAAAAACACACGTTGCACGTCCACAGGTCCTTCTTTCAACAAAGTACTTGTGCTGTACATGATTCAAAGAGATGGTCTTTTTTGGTGTGAGCATCCGGACCATTATAAAGTAAAAAGGGTGCTTGACAGATGGCAGTTCTCATCTCAAGACTGTACAATCCGCCTGCTTGTCAATTAAGGTGATCTTCCTATGTTGCGCTTGTTATACCGAAGGCCACCCTATTTCCAGTGAGGGCGGCTATGAGCCAAAGCAGTACTGATCCATTGTACTCTTTTATTTTCGACATCAAAATGAACCAAGAATAAACGAGTGCATTCATAATATAATCATACATAATGACTCTTAGAACGTCTTTTTTTCCGTCTAGATCAACCCTTACAGGGTGTCGGAGTCAACAGGCTCCACCATGACCATCTTTACCTTGCCCCTTTGAGTGTTTTCGTCCTTCTCGATTGAGA of the Cryptococcus tetragattii IND107 chromosome 14, whole genome shotgun sequence genome contains:
- a CDS encoding allantoinase; the protein is MPSQTILAPQAILPDSLRPQPATIVFDTDSGIITSVTLGIHQGKGEADVWKIGEEKVLLPGLIDTHVHLNQPGRTAWEGFRTGTLAAISGGITTLIDMPLNSIPPTTTLSGLATKKASAKEVGVSCDLGFWGGIVPGNEGELRGLWDGGVKGFKCFLIESGVEEFPCVEEQDIIKACDALKGTDALIMFHAELDAPTHTHTHATHPTSTDPSEYSTFLESRPQQWEISALQLVLRIARSYPDLRFHIVHLSASDAVPLLQSALLGDGDTSPLKNLTVETCFHYLCLQDTDIPPNATQFKCCPPIRDESNRLKLIDALLDGTIQYVVSDHSPCVPELKKGDFTSAWGGVSGLGLGLSLLWTELGVGVGGRGRGRVELGQIVEWMGGVQAKQVGLQGKKGVLQKGAVADFVVFDPHATFEVTAETLRFKNKVSPYIGKTLTGVVEKTYLGGKLVWDHGRESNETLGKFV
- a CDS encoding DNA-binding protein, 42 kDa encodes the protein MSAPAVDLKKPVQEPQTEKEVQKGLSDDALTKYTSAGQALGEVLKKLIPQITPGKKVLDLCIEGDKLVAEAVAPLWNKPKNGIKVVKGSAFPTSISVNNVVSHVSPLPSDPEIELKDGDVVKIMLGIHLDGYPVTHAETIHLSSKTDGLAADVIKAAYDAAQLAMRTLKAGAKNWDVTEVVDKAVKSYDCVAVEGMLSCQHEKNVTDGKKRVLLNPSPELRRDHETATFDEGEVYGVDVLVVTGTNGKAKADPSRTSIYKRGDTNYQLKMKTSRAVFSEIQKKAGAFPFTLRALDDEKRARMGVQEAVAHGLLKPYDIVQTAPGTLVAEFFFTIALLPAGPLLLSPTPAWYSADKVASSKSLQDEELKNLIAQPLRAPKKKKKAAKEESQA